The Miscanthus floridulus cultivar M001 chromosome 17, ASM1932011v1, whole genome shotgun sequence genome has a window encoding:
- the LOC136518188 gene encoding uncharacterized protein has product MYMCMQVIKADSIDAAVEQILDELKEDNTARSISSRNNSVIYFDGWDGLGASTVLRAVSQRLAVASEAPVGLKFDQIIHVDCSKWEGRRVLQRAVTEQLELPAPLMDMLDKQDEEDEFNGVSLESRLEIPQVLRGMHRRIQDLNRRFLVIFHNGSNEEIDLASFGFPLSQYLDNKVLWTFQGRFRLYPKNKVVGAMKSTAGASKTDVFLSARHSLGGRELHELRTILVHQEASEVTAQSEITINTSNGPAQVGEHFLLHMLKLCCMSHNLLMDYDLATHACNYWICDGIIQQQGDGDDISTDGGGDEGLWRAAAALQREMRLDVDHYQYEHKYFPSQLAPYGMCTMPNSTAPYGFLAIPAGAIPNSDMFQDFNKLRVLKLSRRTFSFSSPPFIYCHNLKFLWLDHCQDQDNHSSIDGGFPQEEQEDKITADGAGTEDDFQRCFQRLWVLDVRYTRCDQILSARMLDFMTQLRELNVMGAQDWDICQLQGRLPNIRKLRVTKSTLNSSEHNLFLGMSKMELLDLSGNRSSQEGVTKLSGICTSSNQLETLMIIDNGWAGIQKLSFTGCAKLRNVLLSGLFEDLHILDLYGTAVQTLDLRAMTAHNIDELFLENCEELCAILWPPKDKWTSSLWKLHIDTRESAAWLVVPWEEKSTEGHTTPTATRTSAGSLSVVHGGKVPSEFDWRIMVRDARLLRSLVPLIEYFKYPKVAHVEVSSPALDFGSGKDSEAVSSGIKQQQHVLASVEQPEHTSWIYEDVAVTFNKDHESFLQGESEEGDGDAPTLARVWPCPRIPHLDDLTCYMHIQDHHHAWRTKSVQEGVPSAESSRPSKSVQEGEEETIPGIISDIAGILHVHDSSSITSIPCPSPKLVSSSIPWLSMPSTWGLLNWCRVERCPNLECVFTTPESDQRSAYDYDDPESDQRRAYDYDEIHFEHLRTFWASRLLKAQCIWEWVTQVLELHALYFYDTSPSDSLSFQHLTSLHLELCPRLIYVLATKFTSAYGKQTDLYNYTCGLDNLQTLEIVWCGALTEIFSLYVNAPQRMPISVTFNSLKRIHLHELPMLQGICGPWDVYAPRLETVKVRGCWSLRSLPFLRYRHGLMHGGLGEYDHQPKVHCDCEKEWWDQLEWKGHDHRSCYEPTHPRHYKKTLLRGSVLI; this is encoded by the coding sequence ATGTACATGTGCATGCAGGTTATCAAAGCAGACAGCATCGACGCAGCAGTTGAGCAAATtcttgatgagctcaaggaagacAACACTGCTCGAAGCATCAGCAGCAGAAACAACAGTGTCATCTACTTCGATGGCTGGGACGGGCTGGGGGCATCCACCGTTCTCCGAGCCGTGTCCCAGCGCCTGGCCGTGGCTTCAGAGGCCCCGGTTGGACTCAAGTTTGATCAGATCATCCACGTCGACTGCTCCAAGTGGGAGGGCAGGAGAGTGCTTCAGCGGGCTGTCACGGAGCAGCTGGAGCTCCCTGCCCCGCTGATGGACATGTTGGACAAGCAAGATGAGGAGGACGAGTTCAACGGGGTCAGCCTGGAATCCCGCCTCGAGATACCACAAGTTCTCAGGGGGATGCATCGACGCATACAGGACCTGAACCGTAGGTTCTTGGTGATTTTCCACAACGGAAGCAATGAGGAGATTGATCTAGCCAGCTTCGGCTTCCCTCTGTCCCAATACTTAGACAACAAGGTGCTGTGGACGTTCCAAGGGAGGTTCCGGCTCTACCCCAAGAACAAAGTTGTCGGTGCCATGAAGAGCACAGCAGGGGCATCCAAGACTGATGTTTTTCTCTCGGCCCGCCACAGCCTTGGGGGGAGAGAGCTACATGAGCTCCGCACCATCCTTGTGCACCAGGAGGCTTCAGAAGTCACTGCACAAAGTGAGATCACGATCAATACTAGCAATGGGCCTGCACAAGTCGGCGAGCACTTCCTCTTGCACATGCTGAAGCTATGCTGCATGAGCCATAACTTATTGATGGACTATGATTTGGCCACCCATGCCTGCAACTACTGGATATGTGATGGCATCATACAGCAGCAAGGAGATGGAGATGATATCAGCaccgatggtggtggtgatgaaGGATTATGGAGAGCAGCTGCTGCTCTGCAGCGTGAGATGCGATTAGATGTGGACCACTACCAATATGAACACAAATATTTTCCCTCTCAGCTGGCACCGTATGGAATGTGCACGATGCCAAACAGCACTGCACCCTACGGATTTCTGGCGATCCCGGCAGGAGCCATCCCCAATTCAGACATGTTCCAAGATTTCAACAAGCTACGTGTGCTGAAGCTCTCACGCCGCACATTCAGCTTCTCATCTCCTCCATTCATCTACTGCCACAACCTCAAGTTTCTATGGCTCGACCACTGCCAAGACCAAGATAACCACAGTAGCATAGATGGTGGTTTCCCTCAAGAAGAACAGGAGGACAAGATCACAGCTGATGGAGCAGGGACAGAGGATGACTTTCAGCGTTGCTTCCAGAGGTTATGGGTGCTTGATGTGCGCTACACACGCTGTGATCAGATCTTGTCCGCACGGATGCTGGATTTCATGACTCAGCTTAGGGAGCTGAATGTGATGGGAGCCCAGGATTGGGACATATGCCAGCTGCAGGGGCGGCTGCCTAACATCCGCAAGCTTCGAGTCACCAAGTCAACACTCAACTCCTCGGAACATAACTTGTTCTTGGGGATGAGCAAGATGGAGCTTCTTGACCTTTCTGGAAACCGTAGCTCACAGGAGGGTGTGACAAAATTATCTGGGATATGTACCAGCAGCAACCAACTTGAGACTCTGATGATTATTGATAATGGGTGGGCCGGGATACAAAAGTTGTCCTTCACGGGATGTGCTAAATTGAGGAATGTATTGCTGAGCGGATTGTTTGAGGACCTCCACATCCTAGACTTGTATGGCACAGCAGTCCAAACACTAGACCTCCGTGCCATGACAGCCCATAACATAGATGAGCTCTTCCTGGAAAATTGTGAGGAGCTTTGTGCAATCCTGTGGCCACCAAAAGACAAATGGACAAGTTCCTTGTGGAAGCTGCACATTGACACCAGAGAGTCAGCTGCATGGTTGGTGGTACCCTGGGAAGAAAAGTCCACAGAGGGTCACACTACCCCCACCGCCACGAGAACATCAGCAGGGTCATTATCTGTGGTCCATGGCGGTAAGGTACCCTCTGAATTTGATTGGCGTATCATGGTAAGAGATGCAAGGCTCCTCAGGTCACTTGTGCCCTTGATAGAGTATTTCAAGTATCCCAAAGTGGCACATGTTGAGGTTTCCTCTCCTGCTCTTGATTTTGGTTCTGGCAAAGACAGTGAAGCAGTCAGTAGTGGTatcaagcagcagcagcatgtgCTAGCAAGTGTGGAGCAGCCTGAACATACTAGTTGGATATATGAAGATGTTGCAGTCACTTTTAACAAAGACCATGAGTCGTTTCTGCAGGGGGAAAGCGAAGAAGGGGATGGTGATGCCCCAACACTGGCACGAGTATGGCCTTGCCCACGGATTCCTCACTTGGATGACTTGACCTGCTACATGCACATACAAGACCACCACCATGCGTGGAGGACCAAATCAGTGCaggagggcgtacccagtgcagagagctcccgcccTTCTAAATCAGTGCaagagggtgaagaagaaactATACCTGGTATTATCTCTGATATTGCTGGGATCTTGCACGTGCATGATAGCTCATCCATCACTAGCATCCCATGCCCTTCCCCTAAATTGGTGTCAAGTAGCATCCCATGGCTTTCAATGCCTTCAACATGGGGCCTTCTAAATTGGTGTCGAGTCGAGCGTTGCCCCAATCTGGAATGTGTATTTACCACCCCCGAATCAGATCAGAGAAGCGCATATGATTATGATGATCCCGAATCAGATCAGAGAAGAGCATATGATTATGATGAGATCCACTTTGAACACCTGAGGACATTCTGGGCGTCACGCCTCCTTAAAGCACAATGCATATGGGAATGGGTGACACAGGTCCTTGAATTACATGCACTTTATTTTTATGACACATCACCATCGGATAGTTTGTCATTTCAGCATTTGACATCGTTGCACCTGGAGTTGTGCCCGCGGCTGATATATGTACTAGCCACCAAGTTCACGTCAGCGTACGGCAAACAAACAGACTTGTACAACTACACTTGTGGGCTAGACAACTTGCAGACTCTCGAGATCGTGTGGTGTGGTGCTCTCACGGAGATCTTCTCCTTGTATGTGAATGCCCCCCAGAGGATGCCGATTTCGGTGACATTCAACAGCCTAAAGCGCATCCACCTACATGAGCTGCCCATGCTACAGGGCATCTGCGGGCCTTGGGACGTGTATGCGCCCCGTCTGGAGACAGTCAAGGTCAGGGGCTGCTGGAGTCTTAGGAGCCTGCCGTTTCTCAGGTACAGGCACGGGCTCATGCATGGGGGCTTGGGTGAGTATGACCACCAACCCAAGGTGCACTGCGACTGCGAGAAAGAATGGTGGGACCAGCTGGAGTGGAAAGGGCACGACCACCGTTCCTGTTACGAGCCGACCCACCCGCGGCATTACAAGAAGACCTTGCTCAGGGGCTCCGTGCTCATATGA